In Planctomycetota bacterium, a single window of DNA contains:
- the pstB gene encoding phosphate ABC transporter ATP-binding protein PstB: MKAEVKDFSFYYGAFQAVKHVNGVFREKAVTALIGPSGCGKTTLLRCFNRMHDLYPHNRYAGQILLHTRGDGGATRTLDIADHRTNPVEMRMRISMVFQKPNPFPKSIFENVAYGLRLRGVRGRGTLGDRVEQALRGAALWDEVKDRLKDNAYSLSGGQQQRLCIARALAVEPEIVLFDEPTSALDPIATSKIEELIDDLRTRVTILIVTHNMQQAARVSDYTAFMYLGEIVEFARTPTIFQNPAKPLTEQYISGRFG, encoded by the coding sequence ATCAAGGCCGAGGTCAAGGACTTCTCGTTCTACTACGGCGCGTTCCAGGCGGTGAAGCACGTGAACGGGGTGTTCCGCGAGAAGGCGGTGACGGCCCTGATCGGCCCCTCGGGGTGCGGCAAGACCACGCTGCTGCGCTGCTTCAACCGCATGCACGACCTGTACCCGCACAACCGCTACGCGGGGCAGATCCTGCTGCACACGCGGGGCGACGGGGGCGCGACGCGCACGCTGGACATCGCCGACCACCGCACGAACCCCGTCGAGATGCGCATGCGCATCTCCATGGTCTTCCAGAAGCCCAACCCGTTCCCCAAGTCGATCTTCGAGAACGTCGCGTACGGGCTGCGCCTGCGGGGCGTGCGGGGCCGGGGCACGCTGGGCGACCGGGTGGAGCAGGCCCTGCGCGGGGCGGCCCTGTGGGACGAGGTCAAGGACCGGCTCAAGGACAACGCCTACTCGCTCTCGGGCGGGCAGCAGCAGCGCCTGTGCATCGCCCGCGCCCTGGCCGTCGAGCCCGAGATCGTGCTCTTCGACGAGCCCACCAGCGCGCTCGACCCCATCGCCACCAGCAAGATCGAGGAACTCATCGACGACCTGCGCACGCGCGTGACGATCCTGATCGTGACGCACAACATGCAGCAGGCGGCCCGCGTGAGCGACTACACCGCGTTCATGTACCTGGGCGAGATCGTCGAGTTCGCCCGCACGCCCACCATCTTCCAGAACCCCGCCAAGCCGCTCACCGAGCAGTACATCTCCGGACGCTTCGGCTAA
- the pstA gene encoding phosphate ABC transporter permease PstA, whose amino-acid sequence MDDLHTIIRRGQLWDRAFRWTGAGLTVLCLGVLALLLGDLVYEGARRLDWSFITNYPSYRPERAGILSPLVGSLLVMIVTGLTAVPLGIAAGVYLEEYARKNWFTTIIEINISNLAGVPSIIYGLMALGLLVYQFRLGTSILTGGLTLAMLILPIVIVATREALRAIPQYIREAAYALGATRWQVVSNHLLPYSMGGIATGVIIALSRAIGETAPLVTIGALTYIAFLPPAPFSVTREGASVGPTEWLMSPFTVLPIQMFNWVSRAGTDFAAHAAATGIVLMAITLTMNAVAIAVRYRVRRRIKW is encoded by the coding sequence ATGGACGATCTGCACACCATCATCCGGCGCGGGCAGTTGTGGGACCGGGCGTTCCGCTGGACGGGCGCGGGGCTCACGGTGCTCTGCCTGGGCGTGCTGGCGCTGCTCCTGGGCGACCTGGTGTACGAGGGCGCGCGCCGCCTCGACTGGTCGTTCATCACCAACTATCCCTCGTACCGCCCCGAACGCGCGGGCATCCTCTCGCCCCTCGTGGGCTCGCTGCTCGTCATGATCGTGACGGGGCTGACGGCGGTGCCCCTGGGGATCGCGGCGGGGGTGTACCTCGAGGAGTACGCGCGCAAGAACTGGTTCACGACGATCATCGAGATCAACATCTCGAACCTGGCGGGCGTGCCGTCGATCATCTACGGGCTCATGGCGCTGGGCCTGCTCGTGTACCAGTTCCGCCTGGGCACGTCGATCCTGACCGGCGGGCTGACGCTGGCGATGCTCATTCTGCCGATCGTGATCGTCGCGACGCGCGAGGCGCTCCGCGCGATCCCGCAGTACATCCGCGAGGCGGCGTACGCGCTGGGGGCCACGCGCTGGCAGGTCGTGTCGAACCATCTGCTGCCCTACTCCATGGGCGGGATCGCGACGGGCGTGATCATCGCGCTGTCGCGGGCCATCGGCGAGACGGCCCCGCTGGTGACGATCGGGGCGCTCACGTACATCGCGTTCCTGCCGCCGGCGCCCTTCAGCGTGACGCGCGAGGGCGCCAGCGTGGGGCCGACGGAGTGGCTGATGTCGCCCTTCACGGTGCTGCCGATCCAGATGTTCAACTGGGTGAGCCGCGCCGGGACGGACTTTGCGGCCCACGCGGCGGCGACGGGCATCGTGCTCATGGCCATCACGCTCACGATGAACGCCGTGGCGATCGCGGTGCGATACCGTGTGCGCCGGAGGATCAAGTGGTGA